From a single Anomaloglossus baeobatrachus isolate aAnoBae1 chromosome 4, aAnoBae1.hap1, whole genome shotgun sequence genomic region:
- the LOC142302579 gene encoding E3 ubiquitin/ISG15 ligase TRIM25-like: MASAILSEELLCSICLSMYTDPVTLTCGHNFCWECIDDALNTQDESGDYFCPDCREKFNKRPTLKRNITLCNVVERFLSTQSHQEEITGIRCTYCIDSPVPAVRSCLHCEASLCDNHLRVHSKGAEHVLTDPSTSLENRKCSVHKKILEYYCTEDAACICVSCSLAGEHRGHQVEMLDEASEKKKNKLRNVLQKLITKREKTEDRVQSLEENRRKAQEKASGEVERVTALITDIRRQMDDLEKKILSEISRRGEQVSLSLSDVIKKLEIEKVELSRKMRHIEELCNMTDPLTVLQDPDTGDLCNPEMDGGDEDTGGQDGDDEETSGQDGGDEDTGGHDKTYHIDVDVITGILHAAFSDIITYLQTITPEKKNKMREQSPSPEVFGTGGDPEKVKVSGKGGIYGEGPADILLDVNTAANNLLISDDLKTATYKRIRQNRPETAERFLYNQVMSGRRFTSGRHYWDVEISGSWRWKVGMCYPSIDRRGPPSYIGNSDMSWCLYKEPGYNNQYSVIPDSKVIRLPQQISSDRFRICLDYEAGQLSFYELCNPIRHLHTFTAAFSEPLHAALCVYYGSVKITGSSRCEEPSS, translated from the coding sequence ATGGCGTCTGCTATTCTGAGTGAagagctgctctgctccatctgtctaTCCATGTATACAGATCCCGTAACCCTGacatgtggacacaacttctgctgGGAATGTATTGATGATGCACTGAATACACAGGACGAATCTGGAGATTATTTCTGTCCTGACTGCAGAGAGAAGTTCAACAAGCGGCCGACACTGAAGAGGAACATAACATTATGTAACGTAGTGGAACGTTTTCTGTCTACTCAGTCACATCAGGAGgagatcaccgggatccgctgcacTTATTGTATTGATtctcctgtacctgctgttagatcctgtctacactgtgaggcttctctgtgtgataATCACCTGAGGGTTCACAGCAAAGGAGCAGAACACGTCCTaactgatcccagcacttctctggagaaccggaaatgttctgtccataagaagatcctggaatattactgcacggaggacgctgcttgtatctgtgtgtcctgcagtttggcCGGAGAACATCGGGGACACCAGGTGGAGATGCTGGATGAGGCCTCTGAGAAGAAGAAGAATAAACTAAGAAATGTTCTCCAGAAACTGATCACAAAGAGAGAGAAGACTGAGGATAGAGTCCAGAGTCTGGAGGAGAACAGGAGAAAAGCTCAAGAAAAAGCATCTGGGGAGGTCGAGAGAGTCACTGCCCTGATTACAGACATCAGGAGACAGAtggacgacctggagaagaagatcctgagtgagatctccaggcgAGGAGAGCAGGTGTCACTGTCACTGTCTGATGTGATCAAGAAGCTGGAAATAGAGAAGGTTGAACTGTCTAGGAAGATGAGGCACAtcgaggagctgtgtaacatgactgatccactgaccgtcttacaggatccagacaccggggacttgtgtAATCCTGAGATggacggaggtgatgaggacacaggaggacaagATGGAGATGATGAGGAGACAAGTGGACAAGATGGAGGTGATGAAGATACAGGGGGACATGATAAGACATATCATATAGATGTGGATGTAATTACAGGGATTTTACATGCAGCTTTCTCTGATATAATAACATATCTTCAGACCATCACACctgaaaaaaagaacaaaatgaGGGAACAATCCCCAAGTCCTGAAGTATTCGGGACAGGAGGTGATCCTGAGAAGGTAAAAGTTTCAGGAAAAGGAGGAATCTATGGGGAGggtcctgcagacatattactggatgtaaacacagctgccaataatctccttatatcagacgacctgaaaactgcgACCTACAAACGAATAAGACAgaatcgtccagaaacagcagagagattcctGTATAATCAGGTGATGAGCGGCAGGagatttacctcaggacgacattactgggatgtggagatcaGTGGGTCATGGAGGTGGAAAGTGGGGATGTGTTACCCCAGTATAGACAGGAGGGGGCCTCCGTCATACATTGGAAATAGTGACATGTCCTGGTGTTTATATAAAGAGCCGGGGTATAATAATCAGTATTCGGTGATACCTGACAGTAAAGTGATCCGGTTACCTCAGCAGATCTCCAGTGATAGGTTCcggatctgtctggattatgaggccgggcagttgtccttttatgagctgtgtaaccccatcagacacttacacaccttcactgccgccttctccgagccccttcatgctgcgTTATGTGTGTATTATGGTTCTGTAAAAATAACAGGGAGCAGCAGATGTGAGGAACCATCATCATAG